In the genome of Girardinichthys multiradiatus isolate DD_20200921_A chromosome 7, DD_fGirMul_XY1, whole genome shotgun sequence, one region contains:
- the zgc:101559 gene encoding ras-related protein Rab-33B-like encodes MAIENNPEEEFDTVFSLNDSLQLSSHSEQDCGKARIFKIIVIGDSNVGKTCLTYRFCGGTFLTNPEATIGVDFRERTVELDGERIKLQIWDTAGQERFRKSMVEHYYRSVHAIIFVYDVTNLPSFESIPEWIEECSKHSVGPLVPRIIVGNKCDLREHRQVPTSAAHCLADSYNFPLFETSAKDPAEKEHVDAIFLTLAYRLKSHKPLRLKQLSESCVRQLRDQREQETTSCQC; translated from the exons ATGGCAATAGAAAACAACCCAGAGGAGGAATTTGACACAGTTTTCAGTCTAAATGACTCCCTGCAGCTCTCCTCCCATTCAGAGCAAGACTGCGGAAAGGCACGAATCTTCAAGATAATTGTCATAGGGGACTCAAACGTGGGGAAGACGTGCTTAACTTACCGCTTCTGCGGGGGCACTTTCCTGACAAACCCAGAGGCGACTATCGGGGTGGATTTCAGGGAGAGGACGGTGGAGCTGGACGGAGAGAGAATCAAG TTGCAGATTTGGGACACCGCAGGTCAGGAGCGTTTCAGGAAGAGCATGGTGGAGCACTACTACCGCAGCGTTCACGCCATCATCTTTGTGTATGACGTGACCAATCTGCCCTCCTTCGAAAGCATCCCTGAGTGGATTGAAGAGTGCAGCAAACACTCCGTGGGGCCCCTGGTGCCACGTATCATAGTAGGAAACAAGTGTGACCTGAGGGAACACCGGCAGGTGCCCACCTCTGCTGCTCACTGTCTTGCTGACAGCTATAACTTCCCCCTTTTCGAGACTTCGGCCAAAGACCCTGCTGAGAAGGAGCATGTTGATGCCATCTTTCTGACTTTAGCTTATCGACTTAAGAgccacaaacctctgagactgAAGCAGCTAAGTGAGAGCTGTGTCAGGCAGCTGAGGGACCAGAGAGAGCAGGAAACAACGTCGTGTCAGTGCTAA